TCAAAAATCTCGTCAGCTTGTTTTTGTGCTTCGGTAACATCCGCTAGTTTTTTCTTTCGGTCTTTCTTCTTCTCAGTACTCATGATTTGTTTTTCGAGATCATGAATCTTGTTGACATGTTCAATGAACTCTTTGTGAACTGCATCTGCTTGGATTTTGATAAGCACAATGTTTTCCTGGATCTCGGTTGATCGCTTCATGAGCGTATCAAGTTGTTGTAACTGTTCAACCATCAAGTGATGTTCTTCTTGCGCTTTTTTTGCGAGTTTTTCGACAAGGTCATGTTGTTTTTCTGCTTTTTGTTTCAACTGTTTTTCTTCTTCGAGTGCTTTTTTTAATTTCGGATCTTGGTTTAAACGTTCTTCTTCTTGTTTGATTTTAGTATGGAGCTCTTTAATCGTTTCAATTAATTTTTTTTCTTTTTGAGGCGACATCGGCTGGGTCATCTGTTCTGTTTCAAGTTTTCTGAGATTTTGTTTTAAGAGATTTAGATCAACACCAGAACTTGATTTTCGCTCCTTTTCTAATTCTTTGATTTTTTTCTTGATTTCTCCATGCAGTTTTAATAGTTCGTTGCGCTGTTCTTTTGAATCCTTTACTCGCTCATTATATTCGTCTCGTTTCTTTTTATGTTCGTTGATTTGATTTCGTATCTGGCGTATTTTTGCGTTAATCTCATCCCGCTCTTTTGCTAGCTGTTTTGATTTTTCGTGTAGTTCATCTCGCCGTCGTTTTAATTGATTTGCAGTATCTTGTAAATTATTTTTTGTTGTAATCATTTCTTGGATATTTTGTTGATCGTTGAGTTGCTGTTCGCTGTCCATGGATAGCCTCTTTCCTATATGAAAGCTAATCAGGGTAAAATAGGCAAGTATTTATTAAGGGTTTCGACCGTAAAGAATAGTTCGTTGTGTTTATTGTTTTTTATGTTTTTCTTGCCGGATAAGAATCCCATCAATAATCACTGCACTAATTCCTGTGATAAAAATCATGTCAAAAACACTTGCTCCACCGATCACAGCTGTACGAACTGTTGACGGCCCACTGTTGAGCAGTGAGTAGAGATGAAAAATATCAGCGCCGATGAGTACTCCGAGTGTCCCTGAAACATAGGCGACAACTGGCGCTCTTCTTCTCTCTTTTCGATAGAAAATACTTGAGAGGATACTTGCAATGACAATCGGTATGCACCAATACGGAAACACAGATATAATCCCTTTTTCAGGATCAGGGGTAGTTACTAGATAGGTTGTGAGTGCTACGAGGAGTATACATATACCTAATCGTTTCTTATCAAGTTTATTTTTTATCGTCAGATAGATACTCACGATGAGCGGAATGATTGCACCTCCAGTGTTAATACCAACGTTCCAATTGCTATACGTAAACAGATATATGTTTTGGAAAGGGATACCAACGTAGCTATCGATAATGCCATAGCCGAGAATAAAGCAGACAAAGACGATAATAACCGCTTCCCCTGTAGAAAACCCCATATCGTTGAATGCTTTTGTAATGATCAAATACCCAAGATAAATCGCAAGAATCGGCAAGAGAATAAAAAAAAGATATTGACCAATCTGGAGCAACATCGATTCAACCATCAGAACAAGGAGAGTTCTTGTTTCTTTATAAACTTACTGACGATGGACTAACTGCATCGATAAAACAGCACTACAAAAGTTGTTACTTCTTCTCAATGAGCATCGGCTGTTCGTCATGTAGTATTTTTACCGTCTTTTTACATCGAAATACATCGAAACATATATATAATAGACAGGCATATAATGAAGTAACGATGCTTAGGGGGTATATAAAGCTATGAATTATAAGAAACTAGGAGTTGAAGCTGTTGTTTTGACCATACTTCTTATTGGAGCAGCGAGTATTGCTCCTGTACGATCTCTTTCTGCGACCAACAAACCACTTAATACCGCTCAAACCAAACTCTATACCATGTATAAACCATATACAAGTGAGGCAGAAGGACCTTTCGTTCTGGATCGATGGTACAACGTCAATGAAGAACCTGCACCGATATCTCTTGATGGAACCTATGATGATGCGGGAACACGGAAAGATGCGGGCAACGACATCTCAAAGGCAACGGCGATTTATCCAGGTGAAATCCTTGATGATACACCAGGTCGTGGAAACACGGGAAAACTTCAATCATCAACCGATCAGGATTGGTACCGATTCCAGGTGTGCACAGGACAGGATATTCTGGTAACCTTAGTACCACCACCGGGAAGTAATTATACTCTTGAACTGTGGGATAAGGATTCAGTTCGACGAGCAGTTTCAGATACACCAGGTGACGTTCCTGAGACGATATCATTTACTGCAGATTATACTGGTCGTTGGTACATTGCAATTCTCTACTTAACTGGATCAACCACAGAGCAATATACGTTTTCAGTCACGCTCATTGGTCAAAATGATGCAGGGACCTGGACTGATGCACCAAATGATTTTGCCAATGCTCTCCTCATACCGCCGGGAACGTATAACGGATATCTTGACATAAGTGATCCCTACGATTGGTATAAATTCCAGGTTAACGCGGGTCAGGGGATACGATGTAAACTTGAAATGAAAACCAGTGCAGATCTCTCTGATTTCGACATCCAACTCTACAACCCCAGTGGTACACTTGTCTATGAAGAGAAAAACTACTATGATGATGAACTCTTGTACCCAGCTGATGTATCAGGTGAGTGGCGTATCCGCCTTGAAATATTCCCAGGATGGGTCGATATTCCTCAGCCAACTGAATGGCAGTACTATACCTATGGTTCAGGGCCATACACGTTAACTCTTTCAGTACAAGCAAGTGCACCAGCGCCTCCTGCACCGATCCCACAACCTCAGATAACACCTATTGCAAAAACCTACATAGTCAATAATGATCCGACAAGTACCAAGGATGATTTCGGATATCTCGCAGCAATACCTGCTAGTAACTATCTCTCTGATGGAAAACGATATCTTGCTCCGATCATCTACACCGGTGATACAACTGAAACTAACTATTTTGGGACCGATGCTGATCGAGGTACCGTTGATGATACAACTCAATACGTAGTTGATGATTGGAATACCTATCTTGCGTCCCATGGAAAAACACCAGTTCAATATACACTTCCTGCTGATCCGATCACAGCAGCCGCTGAAATTGCAACTCAACACTGGTCGTCCTCTGATCGTGCTGTCGTCGCGATTGATGGGAGTAGCTATGAAGATACCGTGAAAACGGTCATTCAGAAAACAAAAACTTTAAAGCGCAATGCTGAAGTGATTGAAGTTTCAACGACAAGTGAAGACGTCAAAGCAAACGCATATATAATGTTTTTAAAACCAAAATGGTGTGCGATTAATGTTAGTATGTATGGTGGCGGCGGTGCCACACCAACCTTAAACACGATTATTCCTCATTTCATGGAAAAAGGTGAAGACTGGTGGCCATCACCCTATGATGCCCCTGGGGATAAATGGGATATTTATCAACCGGTTACGAGAATGGGTTTCTGGTCAGCAGGAACCGATCAAGTCAACGCAAATTGGTACTTCAAGATAACCAAATACGAAGGTCATCGCTATCGGACATATATTCGAAATGAAGATTGCGTGATCACCGCTAAAGTAACCACAGAAACACCTGCTGATCTCTTGGTTTTCCTTGTTGATCCACAAGGATACCTCCGAGCGCCAGATATACCTCAATGGAATGGACCAGTGAATCCGATTCACGAATGGAACGGCCTTGAAAACCCGCCAGAAAACCCCTGGCGATGTTGGAATCCAGGACCGCATACTGAATTCACCGCTGAGGTACTTCATCCCAATAAAGGACTCTGGACGGTAATCGTTGTTCCACGAAATGCAGAAGGTTCAGATCTCAAATACACGTTGACTGTTGATGTTCGAACAGTGAATCCGAAACGTGCACATGCAACAGTTTCAGCGGCAAACGCTGCAGTCATTGCCTCTCAAGAACATATTCCATTACTCTATATTACTGAGGATGATGTTCCTGCTGCAACTGCTTCTGCATTCACCACGCTTGGTGTCAACAAGGTGATCTTTGTCGAACGAGGAAACATCGGATCTGCTGTGAAAAGCAAACTTCCAACAGTTCAGACAGATCTGAAAACCATGCAGGAGATCGTAGATCATATCAAAACATACGATTCATCAGAAAATTATATCACGTTCACATCAATTAAACAAACCGGTCAAGGATTCTTTGCGCCAGCAGCGATGCTTGCTGCATATCATGGAGCCCCGGTCCTCCGAATCGAGGATGCACCAGGAAACCCTGCATCGGTTGCAAACCGTATTGAAACCTATCGACTGTGGGGTGGTGATTACTATCACGGCTCACGTTCATGCTTGCATCTTCCAGTTGCATCAGTTCCTGTTGAACAGAATAAATTAAAAATCTACCTGCAACTCTTCAAATACTATGCGCTTGGCAAAGGAGATGCTGAAGATCTACCACCGTTTGGCCTTGATGCAAAACGATACTGGAGTGAAGAAGTCTATAATGGGATCCATGGATTAATTGAGAGTCTTGGTCTTGACCTCGAAGGACAAGAGGCATACTGCTTTGTTGCACCTCGAAAAGATATCTATCTCCACTGTCATTCAATTATGATGGGTAATAACTCATATGCAGGTCACTTCCCCGGTATAACTACAGCGTATACTGCTGCCCATGTAGCTCGAAGTATTTTATATCCTGCGTTGATTTTTGCAAACCCTGGACGCAATATTACCACGTCACAATTGATGAACTATCCTGATGGTGGAACTTGGAAATGCAATGATAAAAAATCATACAGTGTATTCTCCAGCAGAGAAGTGAAAAGAACATTCAGCTCTCATTTCAGGAAGTACGAAGGACATTGTCTCTGGGAGGCTCATCTTGAAAGAATGAACAACGGTGCTAGTATCATGTACTACTCCGGGCACGGAACCGGCGGATCAGGTATATCAGCTCAGTATATCCAAACTGAACATTGTAACTATCCTGATCAAATCTGGTGGGATGCCTGGCGTGGGTATTCCTACGATACTTGGAAGACTGCACGATTCAATGGTATGGTTTGGTACAACGCAGAACCACCTCAGCTCTACGATATCATCCATTATGATTATGTTGATCAGCTCACGGGAAACCTTCGAAGTCAAGCAGTATTTTACATGTCCTGCACTACCGGTGATGCACACGGGCCGATGGTATACCTTGACCATGGTGCTGTTGTCTGGTACGGCAATGCAGATTCAGGTTTGTGCCCTGAGGCAGACCTACAAGATGATGAGTTTTTCAAAGATGCATTGATTTACGGAGAACCTATTGGAAAAGCATACTCAAAACAAGTCTGGTTACATTTCCGAGATTTTACCACCGGTGATCCAACTTCAATGTACGGTTCATCATCGATGCAGGTCAGTACCATCCAGGTTATCTATGGTGATCCAAATCTGATTATTTACAGCCCCAGCTGGACATCACCGGTACCAGTCAATGCATAAACAACAGAAATAAAAACCTTCATCTCTCCTTTTTTTCTTATTCTTTTTTGTGTTTTAGATCTTCATTATCTTCTTCTTTTTTAAAAAATTAAAAAAATAAACAAAGAAGTAGAAAGTGCTAGTGGTTATTTATCGATTTTTCTGAATTTATAGCCGTAGTAAATAGCACCAGTATATCCATCTTCTTGAATCCGTCGGAATGTTGCTTCTACTTTCATTCCGATTTTTACCTCAGAAACCTCACAGTCAACAATCTGACCAGTGATCTGAGGACCTTCAACAAGCTTCACAATTGCAATGACGTACGGGATTTGTTCTTCAAAATCCTCAGGACCAACATGAATAATAGAATAGGTTACTACTTCTCCTTTTCCACTGAGTTTTATTTGCTTCATTTTACCCATACTTTTCCGACGGCAGAGTGGACAGGACTCACGCGGGGGAAAATAGATCCGATTACACGACCCACACGTGTTTCCAATGAGGTTATACCGCTGGGGAATCTGCCGCCAAAACCGCGCTACTTGCATGGTTACATCGCCTCCAAAATATGGACGACACAGGTTGCACCAGAACCACCAACATTGTGCGTGAGGCCAATTTTTGGATTTTTAAGTTGGCGTTTTTCTGCTCGACCCTGAAGCTGGAGGGTAGCTTCGATGAC
This genomic interval from Candidatus Thermoplasmatota archaeon contains the following:
- a CDS encoding Zn-ribbon domain-containing OB-fold protein, with the translated sequence MQVARFWRQIPQRYNLIGNTCGSCNRIYFPPRESCPLCRRKSMGKMKQIKLSGKGEVVTYSIIHVGPEDFEEQIPYVIAIVKLVEGPQITGQIVDCEVSEVKIGMKVEATFRRIQEDGYTGAIYYGYKFRKIDK
- a CDS encoding DUF1614 domain-containing protein, coding for MLLQIGQYLFFILLPILAIYLGYLIITKAFNDMGFSTGEAVIIVFVCFILGYGIIDSYVGIPFQNIYLFTYSNWNVGINTGGAIIPLIVSIYLTIKNKLDKKRLGICILLVALTTYLVTTPDPEKGIISVFPYWCIPIVIASILSSIFYRKERRRAPVVAYVSGTLGVLIGADIFHLYSLLNSGPSTVRTAVIGGASVFDMIFITGISAVIIDGILIRQEKHKKQ